In Cinclus cinclus chromosome 13, bCinCin1.1, whole genome shotgun sequence, a genomic segment contains:
- the HDC gene encoding histidine decarboxylase isoform X1: protein MEPEEYRQRGKEMVDYICQYLSNVRERRVTPDVQPGYMRAQLPDSAPMDPDSWDNIFGDIEKIIMPGVVHWQSPHMHAYFPALTSWPSLLGDMLADAINCLGFTWASSPACTELEMNVMDWLAKMLGLPDKFLHYHPDSVGGGVLQSTVSESTLVALLAARKNKILEMKVSEPDSDESSLNSRLIAYASDQAHSSVEKAGLISLVKIKFLPVDENFSLRGETLKKAIAEDRKKGLVPVFVCATLGTTGVCAFDNLSELGPVCDAEGLWLHIDAAYAGTAFVCPEFRLFLDGIEYADSFTFNPSKWMMVHFDCTGFWVKDKYKLHQTFSVNPVYLRHANSGAAIDFMHWQIPLSRRFRSLKLWFVLRSFGVKKLQAHVRQGTETAKFFESLVKSDPLFEIPAKRHLGLVVFRLKGPNWLTEKLLKELSSSGRLFLIPATIHDKFIIRFTVTSQFTTREDILQDWSIIQHTAAQIIRQNYGLHYINSGDGAGIPTTIVQPTSDVISNVPQLYLDGGKCKTPSRKTVVQPKKLSVSPSTCVISQQVKGQEDPLDHCFPEDVQDVTKHKLTSFLFSYLSVQGKKKTARSLSCTSVPMTDNLEQCNPKAAATDKKESRANARVLSRLPEDMMIFKKGAFKKLIKFYSVPSFPECSIQCGFQLPCCPLQAIV, encoded by the exons GGAAAGAGATGGTGGATTACATTTGCCAGTACCTGAGCAATGTGAGAGAGAGACGGGTGACTCCTGATGTACAGCCAGGTTACATGAGAGCCCAGCTGCCAGACTCTGCCCCAATGGACCCAGACAGCTGGGACAACATCTTTGGAGATATAGAGAAGATTATTATGCCAGGG GTAGTCCACTGGCAAAGTCCACACATGCATGCCTACTTTCCAGCTCTAACGTCCTGGCCTTCACTCCTTGGAGATATGTTGGCTGATGCAATTAACTGCTTGGGATTCACATGG gctTCCAGCCCAGCCTGTACAGAACTGGAAATGAATGTGATGGATTGGTTAGCTAAAATGCTGGGCCTTCCAGATAAATTCCTGCACTACCATCCTGACAGTGTGGGTGGAGGAGTATTGCAG AGCACTGTGAGTGAATCAACCTTGGTTGCATTGCTGGCAGCAAGGAAGAACAAAATTCTGGAGATGAAGGTTTCTGAGCCAGACAGTGATGAGTCCTCGCTCAATTCTCGCCTCATTGCTTACGCATCTGATCAA gcACATTCCTCTGTAGAAAAGGCTGGCTTGATTTCTCTTGTGAAGATAAAATTTCTGCCTGTGGATGAGAACTTTTCCCTCAGAGGTGAAACTTTGAAGAAAGCCATtgcagaagacagaaagaaaggcCTAGTGCCAGTTTTT gtttGTGCAACTTTGGGTACAACTGGTGTCTGTGCTTTTGACAATCTCTCAGAACTGGGTCCAGTTT GTGATGCTGAGGGACTCTGGCTTCATATTGATGCTGCATATGCAGGAACAGCATTTGTATGTCCTGAATTTCGATTGTTTTTGGATGGAATTGAATATGCAGATTCCTTTACTTTTAATCCTTCTAAGTGGATGATGGTCCATTTTGACTGCACTGGATTTTG GGTTAAAGATAAATACAAGTTACATCAAACCTTCAGTGTTAACCCTGTCTACCTCAGACATGCCAATTCAGGAGCTGCAATTGACTTCATG CACTGGCAGATCCCACTGAGTCGTCGATTTCGTTCTTTGAAGCTGTGGTTTGTGCTGCGTTCATTTGGGGTGAAAAAGCTTCAAGCTCATGTCAGACAG GGTACTGAAACAGCCAAATTCTTTGAATCCTTGGTTAAAAGTGACCCACTCTTTGAAATTCCTGCCAAGAGACATCTTGGACTGGTTGTATTTCGCCTAAAG GGTCCCAATTGGCTGACAGAAAAACTCCTGAAAGAATTAAGCAGTTCTGGCAGGCTTTTCCTCATTCCAGCAACTATCCATGACAAGTTCATCATTCGCTTTACTGTGACTTCTCAGTTCACAACCAGGGAAGATATTCTGCAGGACTGGAGCATCATTCAGCACACTGCAGCCCAAATCATTAGGCAGAATTATGGGTTGCACTACATTAATTCTGGTGATGGGGCAGGAATCCCCACTACAATTGTTCAGCCTACTTCTGATGTCATTAGTAATGTTCCTCAGCTTTATTTAGATGGAGGGAAATGCAAAACACCTTCCAGAAAAACAGTAGTTCAACCTAAGAAATTATCAGTAAGTCCCAGTACATGTGTGATTAGTCAGCAGGTGAAAGGTCAAGAGGATCCTCTGGATCACTGTTTTCCAGAAGATGTCCAAGATGTTACCAAACATAAGTTAAcctcttttttatttagttatttatcTGTTCAAGGCAAGAAGAAGACAGCACGTTCCCTTAGCTGCACCAGTGTGCCAATGACTGATAATCTGGAGCAATGTAACCCCAAAGCAGCAGCCACTGACAAGAAGGAATCTCGTGCAAATGCCAGAGTTCTTTCCAGGCTGCCTGAAGACATGATGATATTCAAAAAAGGTGCCTTCAAAAAACTAATTAAGTTCTACAGTGTCCCAAGCTTTCCAGAGTGTAGCATTCAGTGTGGCTTTCAGCTGCCTTGTTGTCCTCTGCAGGCCATTGTTTAA
- the HDC gene encoding histidine decarboxylase isoform X2 has product MEPEEYRQRGKEMVDYICQYLSNVRERRVTPDVQPGYMRAQLPDSAPMDPDSWDNIFGDIEKIIMPGVVHWQSPHMHAYFPALTSWPSLLGDMLADAINCLGFTWASSPACTELEMNVMDWLAKMLGLPDKFLHYHPDSVGGGVLQSTVSESTLVALLAARKNKILEMKVSEPDSDESSLNSRLIAYASDQAHSSVEKAGLISLVKIKFLPVDENFSLRGETLKKAIAEDRKKGLVPVFVCATLGTTGVCAFDNLSELGPVCDAEGLWLHIDAAYAGTAFVCPEFRLFLDGIEYADSFTFNPSKWMMVHFDCTGFWVKDKYKLHQTFSVNPVYLRHANSGAAIDFMGTETAKFFESLVKSDPLFEIPAKRHLGLVVFRLKGPNWLTEKLLKELSSSGRLFLIPATIHDKFIIRFTVTSQFTTREDILQDWSIIQHTAAQIIRQNYGLHYINSGDGAGIPTTIVQPTSDVISNVPQLYLDGGKCKTPSRKTVVQPKKLSVSPSTCVISQQVKGQEDPLDHCFPEDVQDVTKHKLTSFLFSYLSVQGKKKTARSLSCTSVPMTDNLEQCNPKAAATDKKESRANARVLSRLPEDMMIFKKGAFKKLIKFYSVPSFPECSIQCGFQLPCCPLQAIV; this is encoded by the exons GGAAAGAGATGGTGGATTACATTTGCCAGTACCTGAGCAATGTGAGAGAGAGACGGGTGACTCCTGATGTACAGCCAGGTTACATGAGAGCCCAGCTGCCAGACTCTGCCCCAATGGACCCAGACAGCTGGGACAACATCTTTGGAGATATAGAGAAGATTATTATGCCAGGG GTAGTCCACTGGCAAAGTCCACACATGCATGCCTACTTTCCAGCTCTAACGTCCTGGCCTTCACTCCTTGGAGATATGTTGGCTGATGCAATTAACTGCTTGGGATTCACATGG gctTCCAGCCCAGCCTGTACAGAACTGGAAATGAATGTGATGGATTGGTTAGCTAAAATGCTGGGCCTTCCAGATAAATTCCTGCACTACCATCCTGACAGTGTGGGTGGAGGAGTATTGCAG AGCACTGTGAGTGAATCAACCTTGGTTGCATTGCTGGCAGCAAGGAAGAACAAAATTCTGGAGATGAAGGTTTCTGAGCCAGACAGTGATGAGTCCTCGCTCAATTCTCGCCTCATTGCTTACGCATCTGATCAA gcACATTCCTCTGTAGAAAAGGCTGGCTTGATTTCTCTTGTGAAGATAAAATTTCTGCCTGTGGATGAGAACTTTTCCCTCAGAGGTGAAACTTTGAAGAAAGCCATtgcagaagacagaaagaaaggcCTAGTGCCAGTTTTT gtttGTGCAACTTTGGGTACAACTGGTGTCTGTGCTTTTGACAATCTCTCAGAACTGGGTCCAGTTT GTGATGCTGAGGGACTCTGGCTTCATATTGATGCTGCATATGCAGGAACAGCATTTGTATGTCCTGAATTTCGATTGTTTTTGGATGGAATTGAATATGCAGATTCCTTTACTTTTAATCCTTCTAAGTGGATGATGGTCCATTTTGACTGCACTGGATTTTG GGTTAAAGATAAATACAAGTTACATCAAACCTTCAGTGTTAACCCTGTCTACCTCAGACATGCCAATTCAGGAGCTGCAATTGACTTCATG GGTACTGAAACAGCCAAATTCTTTGAATCCTTGGTTAAAAGTGACCCACTCTTTGAAATTCCTGCCAAGAGACATCTTGGACTGGTTGTATTTCGCCTAAAG GGTCCCAATTGGCTGACAGAAAAACTCCTGAAAGAATTAAGCAGTTCTGGCAGGCTTTTCCTCATTCCAGCAACTATCCATGACAAGTTCATCATTCGCTTTACTGTGACTTCTCAGTTCACAACCAGGGAAGATATTCTGCAGGACTGGAGCATCATTCAGCACACTGCAGCCCAAATCATTAGGCAGAATTATGGGTTGCACTACATTAATTCTGGTGATGGGGCAGGAATCCCCACTACAATTGTTCAGCCTACTTCTGATGTCATTAGTAATGTTCCTCAGCTTTATTTAGATGGAGGGAAATGCAAAACACCTTCCAGAAAAACAGTAGTTCAACCTAAGAAATTATCAGTAAGTCCCAGTACATGTGTGATTAGTCAGCAGGTGAAAGGTCAAGAGGATCCTCTGGATCACTGTTTTCCAGAAGATGTCCAAGATGTTACCAAACATAAGTTAAcctcttttttatttagttatttatcTGTTCAAGGCAAGAAGAAGACAGCACGTTCCCTTAGCTGCACCAGTGTGCCAATGACTGATAATCTGGAGCAATGTAACCCCAAAGCAGCAGCCACTGACAAGAAGGAATCTCGTGCAAATGCCAGAGTTCTTTCCAGGCTGCCTGAAGACATGATGATATTCAAAAAAGGTGCCTTCAAAAAACTAATTAAGTTCTACAGTGTCCCAAGCTTTCCAGAGTGTAGCATTCAGTGTGGCTTTCAGCTGCCTTGTTGTCCTCTGCAGGCCATTGTTTAA